GGTGCGTGCGGGATGGGCATGAACTTCTCCTTCGGCAGTAGGAAGAGCCAGGTGGCGAAGACGAACGGGGCAGTGAAGGTCGGGATACCGACCGGGGAGAGCGCTGCGTTGAGTGCGCCCTGGATGATCACGGTGAAGATGGTGCCGAGGACGGTGAACGCCAGCACCCGCCAGCCCGGGGTGTAGAAAATGCTGCCTAAGGCGATGGCGGTCAGGACTGCGCTGAATCCGTACAGCCCGTTGCTGATTCCCGAGCCCGAGGCGCCGAGAACGAGGGCGGTCGCGATGGCCAGAGCCGAGCCCAGCAGTGCGAACGCTGCGCTCCATCGGGAACTGACCGCCAGGGCGATCACGAAGATGACACCGGTCACGACGTTGTTGATCAGGAAGACCTGTGCGACGTTGCGGAACAGGGTCTCGGCCAGCATCGAGGCAGACACCGCGACGTGTGCCGCGTTGTTGTCGATGGCCACGGGAAATCCGGTGGGGCCGAGCGCGACCGGTTTGATGTGATTGAACGACCACGCGCCGAGCACCAGGAACCACGTGGTCAACACGAACGGGAAGGTGAGCGCGGGAACGCCCCACGTCGCCCCGATGTTCGCGATGGCCATCATGACGACCGTGGACACGGCCGCTCCCACGATCAGGTAGACCCACATGTAGGAGTTGGTGCCCAGGAACGTCGGCACCGCCGCCCCGACCAGGATGCCGTTGAAGCCGTAGAGGCCCTGCCGCACGGCCGTTTGGTCGACAGCAAGCAGCTTGGCGGTGATGGTGGCAATGAGAAGGGCAACCACCGAGCCGACCGCGACCTCCCACTGATCAGCTGCGAGCGCGCCCCAGGTGATGCCGACCAGGAACAACAGCCCGGTGACGGGGTTGTCCTGGAACATCACCTGGCCTGCTCCGCGCAGCAGCGTGTCGACGAAGCCGATCCCGCCGTTGTCCTTGGCCAGGCGGTCCCAATCCTGAGCGACGGTCAGCGCCATCACACCACCTCCCTGCGGTTGTGCGGCGCCGTCCGACGGTCGCCCTGTGGTGATAGTGGCAGGGGAGTGCACCGGGCGTCCATGACCGTTCGCCCGCGTGTCATCGCGCGTCGGCGCGTTTCCTACACTCGGCCCGGAGGCAAGACGATGACCGAACACCCAACTGCCGATGAGGCGATCCCCGGTTGGCTCAACCGCTTGGCCGCGACCGCTCATGAGGTGGGTACGCCGTGGCAGGAGCCGGTCAACGATCGCGCCCGCCGCTCGGCGGTGCTGATGCTCTTCGGCCCCGGCGAACGCGGCAGCGACATCGTGCTGACCCAGCGCTCCGACACCTTGCGCAATCATGCGGGACAAGTGGCGCTACCCGGCGGAACCATCGACCCGACGGACGCCGACGCAACGGCGGCGGCATTGCGGGAGGCACATGAAGAGGTCGGCCTCGAGCCGTCGACGGTGGACGTGCTGGCCAGCATTGATCCGATCCCGTTGAGTGTCACCGGTTTTGCCGTACAACCGGTGCTGTCCTGGTGGCGCTCGCCGCACCCGATCGGCGTACTCGATCCCGCAGAAGTGGCCCGGGTAGGACGGGTGGCCGTCGACGATCTGACCGACCCCGTCAACCGGTTCATGTCCGTGCACCCCACCCGAGGGTTCGCGGCACCGGCCTTCGAGGTCGACGGGTTCTACATCTGGGGTTTCACCGCGATCCTGCTGGACACGGTGCTCGACGCGGCCGGCCTGACCCGGCCCTGGGACCGGGAAGACCGTCGGATAGTCCCGGAGAGGTTCTGGACCCGCTAGACCCTGCTTGCTAGTTGTTGCTGGGTTTGGCCGCGACCTTCAGGTCGGCGACCGTTTCCTGCGCGTTGGCGATGGTCTTGACCGGTTTGCCCTGGATGCGCTTGAGATTCTTGATGCCGATCAACGCGGTGATGCCGGCGACGATGAACAAAACCAGCGCGATGATGAGGATGCTGAGCCAACTCGGCAGCCCGGCGGCGTGGATCCCGGACGCAGCAGCC
The window above is part of the Branchiibius hedensis genome. Proteins encoded here:
- the yut gene encoding urea transporter, with translation MALTVAQDWDRLAKDNGGIGFVDTLLRGAGQVMFQDNPVTGLLFLVGITWGALAADQWEVAVGSVVALLIATITAKLLAVDQTAVRQGLYGFNGILVGAAVPTFLGTNSYMWVYLIVGAAVSTVVMMAIANIGATWGVPALTFPFVLTTWFLVLGAWSFNHIKPVALGPTGFPVAIDNNAAHVAVSASMLAETLFRNVAQVFLINNVVTGVIFVIALAVSSRWSAAFALLGSALAIATALVLGASGSGISNGLYGFSAVLTAIALGSIFYTPGWRVLAFTVLGTIFTVIIQGALNAALSPVGIPTFTAPFVFATWLFLLPKEKFMPIPHAPIAHDAVSTKTTSGASS
- a CDS encoding NUDIX hydrolase produces the protein MTEHPTADEAIPGWLNRLAATAHEVGTPWQEPVNDRARRSAVLMLFGPGERGSDIVLTQRSDTLRNHAGQVALPGGTIDPTDADATAAALREAHEEVGLEPSTVDVLASIDPIPLSVTGFAVQPVLSWWRSPHPIGVLDPAEVARVGRVAVDDLTDPVNRFMSVHPTRGFAAPAFEVDGFYIWGFTAILLDTVLDAAGLTRPWDREDRRIVPERFWTR
- a CDS encoding phage holin family protein; protein product: MADQRSIGQMVSDVTTDLSSIVHNEIALAKLEIKADVTKGGKGTVFLVVAAGAALYGLGFLLSAAASGIHAAGLPSWLSILIIALVLFIVAGITALIGIKNLKRIQGKPVKTIANAQETVADLKVAAKPSNN